Within Saccharomonospora cyanea NA-134, the genomic segment TCACCGCCGCGGCGCTCGCTCCCGCGCTGTCACGGCTCCCGTCATCCGGGCTGGCCGAGCGGGGCGTGCGGATCCACACCACCGCGTGGCATCACCGTCGCGGGCCGGGCGGCCGGCATCGGCGCGTGGCCGCCGCCCTGCTGCGACTGTGCCGAGTGCACGACGCCGACGTGCTCGTGTTGCCCGCCCATCCTCGCGCCGAGCTCCTCACGCCTGCGACCTGCCAGTACCTGCTCGGCCTCACTCAACCTCGGCTGCGGATCCGCCGCGCAGACGAGCACACCCTGCCCGACGCGATGCTGGTCTGATCACACCCGGTCGAGCAGCTCCCCGCCGATCCGGACCCCGCGCCGACAGCGGCATCGAGAGTGGAAGGAATGCCTTATGGTCGGCCCCATGCGGCCTGCCGAACCCCCACCCGACCACGCCCTCCCCACCCCAGCGGGCTCGGATCCCACCGACTCCGGCACGGTGGATTCTGGCGTGGTGGATGCTGGTGCGGAACCGGCCGACGCCGCCGCGTCGCAGACGCCAGGGTCGTGGATGTTCCTGAGCAACCACGCCCACGTGCTGCTCTGCCTGGCCGCCGACCCGCACCAGACCCTGCCCGTCATCGCCCAGAAGGTCGGCATCACTGTCCCGCGTCAAGAATCTGGCTCAGTTTTCTTGGATGAAAGTTGTGCTTGTTGATCTTGCTGGTGGATCTCGATCGGTCGTTGCATGCCGAGTGCCTCGTGGGGGCGGATGTGGTTGAACACGTGCCGGTAGCGCTCGGCCTCGGCGGCGAGGGTCTGCCCGTCGTCGATCTCCATCCGGTAGAGGTGCTCGTACTTCAGCGATCCGAATGCCCGTTCCCGCACGCCGTTCTGGCCGGGTGAGCGACGCCGAGTGCGGATGTGGAGCAGCTCGGGGCGAGAGGCGATGAACGCGGCGAACCTGCTGCCTTTGAAGGCGCCACCGTTGTCGGTGACCACCTTGATCCGCTTGATGTGCCCGGTCTCGGGGTTGGTGAGCTGCTCGGCCAACGGCACGCCACCGGCCAGCCGCTCGGCCTCGGCGATCGCGATCCGGACGGCGAGCTCGGCATCGGCGGCGTTGCAGGTGGTCGCGAGGTGCCAGCCGAACTCGTACTTCGAGTAGTAGTCCGCGCACCCGGCGATCCGCCAGATCCCACCACGGGTGGTCTCGAACTCAGAGAAATCCAGCTGCCACACCTGATTCGGCCCCGTAGGCGGCTCGGCGAACGCAGCCTTACGGGCCTTGGCTAGCTCTCGTCGTTCAGCCTGATATTTCGTGGACTGCAACAGATTCCGCCGCCGCATCGCCCGCTCCACGGTCGAAACGGACACCTCGTGTCCATCGGCGCGCATCAATGCGTGGATCTTGCGGTGTCCCCACGCCGGCCAGGCCTGGGCATACTTCTCCACGACCGGCTCGAACGCCTCGACCGCCGGTGCCGGCCATGGGCCCTTCGGCGGGTTCCCGGCGCGCTGTTTGCTGATCCAGCGGGTATAGGTGCGGCGCGGGATGCCGATCAAGGCCGTGAACCTCGAGACCGGCATCGCCGCGTCTTGGCGAATCACCTCGAGGTCCTCGAAGGGGCCAGCCGCTCCGCGGAGCGCTTCCACACCCGCAGCTCGACATGCGCCTCGCCCAGTGCCGTGGTCAACTCGTCGATCTGGGCCTGCAACTGCTCCTCACGACTCGAGGGACCGGCCTTACCGCCCTCGGCAACCCCGGCCCGGCCGCCCTCGAGGAACTGGGCCTTCCACCGCGACACCGACTGCTCCGAGACCTTGTTCCGCCGAGCGGCCTCGGCGATCGTCATCTCCCCGGACAGCACGCTCAGCACGATCCGGATCTTGTCCTCCACCGGGAACACCGGGGGACGGCTCATCGTCATACCTCCTGCTCAGGAACCTACATAACCCCTGAGCCACAAAGTCTGACGCGCGACATCACCACCCGCGCCGTCCAGCTCATCCTCACCGACCTCATCCAGGGCGGCTACATCGAGCGCAC encodes:
- a CDS encoding integrase core domain-containing protein; this translates as MPVSRFTALIGIPRRTYTRWISKQRAGNPPKGPWPAPAVEAFEPVVEKYAQAWPAWGHRKIHALMRADGHEVSVSTVERAMRRRNLLQSTKYQAERRELAKARKAAFAEPPTGPNQVWQLDFSEFETTRGGIWRIAGCADYYSKYEFGWHLATTCNAADAELAVRIAIAEAERLAGGVPLAEQLTNPETGHIKRIKVVTDNGGAFKGSRFAAFIASRPELLHIRTRRRSPGQNGVRERAFGSLKYEHLYRMEIDDGQTLAAEAERYRHVFNHIRPHEALGMQRPIEIHQQDQQAQLSSKKTEPDS
- a CDS encoding helix-turn-helix domain-containing protein, with amino-acid sequence MSRPPVFPVEDKIRIVLSVLSGEMTIAEAARRNKVSEQSVSRWKAQFLEGGRAGVAEGGKAGPSSREEQLQAQIDELTTALGEAHVELRVWKRSAERLAPSRTSR